The following proteins are encoded in a genomic region of Devosia lucknowensis:
- the gcvPA gene encoding aminomethyl-transferring glycine dehydrogenase subunit GcvPA, whose amino-acid sequence MRYLPHSDHERQEMLGVIGATDIDALFSAVPKSALNNFVLDLPAHSPEFLVEAHMRALAGKNHAAGDGPFFVGAGAYRHHIPATVDHLIQRSEWLTAYTPYQPEISQGTLQMLFEFQTQVAKITGMDVANASLYDGSTGTAEAVLMARRLTKKNKIVLSGGLHPHYRDVVKAYLKDDANLVCLSPSPEGQGDILGQIDGDTAGIVIQTPDFYGHLRDLQAAADAAHAQGALLIVVITEVVSLGLLEAPGALGADIVVAEGQSIGNALNFGGPYLGLMATKKEFIRQMPGRLCGETVDADGNRGFVLTLSTREQHIRREKATSNICTNSGLCALAFSIHMALLGEAGFTRLARLNHANAIKLADALSGIPDVEVLNATFFNEMTIRVSQPASGLVERLANRGILAGVPASRLQPGDSSVENLIILAATELTTDADISALVAALTEELA is encoded by the coding sequence ATGCGATACCTCCCCCATTCCGACCACGAACGCCAGGAAATGCTTGGCGTGATCGGTGCGACCGATATTGACGCGCTGTTTTCGGCCGTGCCCAAGTCCGCTCTCAACAATTTTGTGCTGGATTTACCGGCACATAGCCCGGAATTCCTGGTCGAAGCCCATATGCGGGCTCTGGCCGGCAAGAACCATGCGGCCGGTGACGGCCCGTTCTTCGTCGGCGCCGGTGCATACCGGCATCATATCCCGGCGACGGTGGACCATTTAATCCAGCGATCTGAATGGCTTACGGCCTATACGCCGTATCAGCCGGAGATTTCGCAGGGCACATTGCAGATGCTCTTCGAGTTCCAGACGCAGGTGGCCAAGATCACCGGAATGGATGTCGCCAACGCCTCGCTCTACGACGGCTCGACCGGCACAGCCGAGGCGGTGCTTATGGCTAGGCGCTTGACAAAGAAGAACAAAATCGTCCTTTCCGGCGGGCTGCACCCTCACTATCGCGACGTGGTGAAAGCCTATCTCAAGGACGATGCCAACCTGGTTTGCCTCTCGCCATCGCCTGAAGGCCAGGGAGACATTCTCGGCCAGATCGACGGCGACACCGCCGGCATTGTGATCCAAACACCTGATTTCTATGGTCATTTGCGCGACCTCCAGGCCGCTGCAGACGCCGCCCATGCCCAAGGTGCGCTGCTGATCGTCGTCATCACCGAGGTGGTGTCACTCGGCCTTCTCGAAGCACCCGGTGCATTGGGCGCCGATATCGTCGTTGCCGAAGGTCAATCCATTGGCAATGCACTGAATTTCGGTGGCCCCTACCTGGGCCTCATGGCGACGAAGAAGGAATTCATCCGCCAGATGCCGGGTCGCCTCTGCGGCGAGACGGTCGATGCCGACGGAAACCGCGGCTTCGTGCTGACGCTTTCGACCCGCGAACAGCACATTCGCCGTGAAAAGGCCACGTCGAATATCTGTACGAATTCAGGGCTTTGCGCCCTGGCGTTCTCCATCCACATGGCCCTGCTGGGCGAAGCCGGGTTCACGCGTCTCGCCCGCCTCAACCACGCCAACGCCATCAAGCTGGCCGATGCGCTGTCCGGCATTCCTGACGTCGAAGTTCTCAACGCAACCTTCTTCAACGAGATGACCATTCGCGTCAGCCAACCGGCCTCCGGCCTCGTCGAACGGCTCGCTAACCGTGGCATTCTTGCCGGCGTTCCTGCCAGCCGCCTGCAGCCGGGCGACAGTTCGGTTGAAAACCTGATCATTCTTGCGGCCACCGAGCTCACGACGGATGCAGATATTTCGGCCCTTGTCGCCGCCCTGACGGAGGAACTGGCATGA
- the gcvH gene encoding glycine cleavage system protein GcvH has protein sequence MSIKFTPDHEYILVDGSTGIVGITNYAQEQLGDIVFVELPAVGKVLKKGDEAAVVESVKAASEIYAPVSGEVVEVNNALTNDPGTVNSDAENGGWMFKIAIKDAAELDSLLDDAGYADLTK, from the coding sequence ATGAGCATCAAGTTCACCCCCGATCACGAATATATCCTCGTCGACGGTTCGACCGGCATCGTCGGCATCACCAACTATGCGCAGGAGCAATTGGGCGACATCGTCTTCGTCGAATTGCCTGCGGTCGGCAAGGTTCTCAAGAAGGGCGACGAGGCCGCCGTGGTCGAAAGCGTGAAGGCCGCTTCCGAGATCTACGCGCCGGTGTCCGGTGAGGTGGTTGAGGTTAACAATGCGCTAACCAATGACCCGGGAACGGTGAATTCCGACGCAGAAAACGGCGGCTGGATGTTCAAAATCGCCATCAAAGATGCAGCAGAACTCGATTCTTTGCTGGATGACGCTGGCTATGCGGATTTGACGAAGTAA
- the gcvT gene encoding glycine cleavage system aminomethyltransferase GcvT, whose protein sequence is MAEAAAEDLKHTPLYERHVAAGGRIVPFGGYALPVQYPTGIMAEHKWTREQAGLFDVSHMGPSFLMLTNPTGDADADHAAIAAIIEPLICGDIAGLRPGQVRYSLLLNERGGTIDDLMIARSPITPGGLYIVVNAGTKDNDFALIEAAAGDRARLVRADGDHALLALQGPEAVDVIAALIPEAVTLGFMNYGAFSWGQDKVFVARSGYTGEDGFEILVNRGDAVALWDALLSDPRVKPIGLGARDSLRLEAGLPLYGHDLDETVSPIEADLGFAVSKRRREAADFRGADRILAERDGKLTRKRVGLIVEGAPAREGAEILDADGKTIGVVTSGGFAPSLGKAIALGFVPPEHTAIGTRLQVSVRNRAQTAEVVATPFVPHRYFRKSA, encoded by the coding sequence ATGGCCGAAGCTGCAGCAGAAGATCTCAAGCATACTCCGCTCTACGAGCGCCATGTCGCGGCCGGTGGCCGTATCGTTCCGTTCGGCGGCTACGCCCTCCCCGTGCAATATCCCACCGGGATCATGGCCGAGCACAAGTGGACGCGCGAACAGGCCGGTCTTTTCGATGTCAGCCACATGGGCCCGAGCTTTCTCATGCTCACCAACCCCACCGGTGACGCCGATGCCGACCATGCCGCAATCGCTGCCATCATCGAGCCGCTGATCTGCGGCGACATCGCCGGCCTCAGGCCCGGCCAGGTGCGCTATTCCCTGCTCCTCAACGAGCGCGGCGGCACGATCGACGATCTCATGATCGCGCGCTCCCCGATCACGCCGGGCGGGCTCTATATCGTCGTCAATGCCGGCACCAAGGACAACGACTTCGCTCTGATCGAAGCGGCCGCGGGTGACCGCGCGAGACTTGTGCGGGCCGATGGCGACCATGCGCTTCTCGCGCTTCAGGGCCCCGAGGCGGTCGATGTCATTGCTGCGCTGATCCCCGAAGCCGTCACGCTGGGCTTCATGAACTACGGCGCCTTCTCTTGGGGTCAGGACAAGGTCTTCGTGGCCCGTTCGGGCTATACCGGCGAGGACGGCTTCGAGATCCTCGTCAATCGGGGCGATGCCGTCGCCCTCTGGGACGCGCTCCTTTCCGACCCGCGGGTCAAGCCGATCGGATTGGGCGCGCGTGACAGCCTGCGCCTCGAGGCGGGCCTGCCGCTTTATGGCCACGACCTCGACGAAACCGTTTCGCCTATCGAGGCAGACCTGGGCTTCGCCGTGTCCAAGCGCCGCCGCGAAGCTGCGGATTTCCGGGGGGCAGATCGCATCCTCGCCGAACGCGACGGCAAGCTCACCCGCAAGCGCGTCGGCCTCATCGTCGAAGGCGCTCCGGCCCGCGAGGGCGCGGAGATCCTCGATGCCGACGGCAAAACCATTGGCGTGGTCACGAGCGGTGGTTTCGCCCCGTCCCTGGGCAAGGCCATAGCCCTCGGCTTCGTGCCACCGGAACACACCGCCATCGGCACCCGGCTCCAGGTATCGGTGCGCAATCGCGCCCAGACCGCCGAGGTCGTCGCCACGCCCTTCGTCCCACACCGCTATTTCCGCAAGTCAGCCTGA
- a CDS encoding ATP F0F1 synthase subunit B (Produces ATP from ADP in the presence of a proton gradient across the membrane. Subunit B is part of the membrane proton channel.), whose amino-acid sequence MPEWLDNSFFAMLGLVIFVVLIVAIGVPGIIGKMLDGKIKQIETDIAEAKRLRTEAAALLVEYEQKRVAAEREAEGIVAAAKEEAERLTAEAQASLADLVTRRTAAVEDKIAQAEAQAIAEVRARSADIAIEAARTVLSDEMNRNGSKVIDAAIADVAGRLN is encoded by the coding sequence ATGCCAGAATGGTTGGATAACAGCTTCTTTGCGATGCTGGGCCTCGTCATCTTCGTGGTCCTGATCGTCGCCATCGGTGTTCCCGGCATTATCGGCAAGATGCTTGATGGCAAGATCAAGCAGATTGAAACCGATATCGCGGAAGCAAAGCGCCTGCGTACGGAAGCCGCCGCCCTGCTCGTCGAGTACGAACAGAAGCGCGTCGCTGCCGAGCGCGAAGCCGAAGGCATTGTCGCCGCCGCCAAGGAAGAGGCCGAGCGCCTCACCGCCGAGGCCCAGGCGTCGCTGGCCGACCTCGTCACGCGCCGCACCGCTGCGGTGGAGGACAAGATCGCCCAGGCAGAAGCCCAGGCCATTGCCGAAGTTCGTGCCCGTTCGGCCGATATTGCCATCGAGGCAGCCCGTACCGTTCTCTCCGATGAGATGAACCGCAATGGTAGCAAGGTCATCGACGCTGCCATCGCCGACGTGGCCGGCCGTCTGAACTAA
- a CDS encoding F0F1 ATP synthase subunit B: MMVTQAHAQEADTHTEMATEHGEPVPGATGHEDPTVDTHATTEAHGDAGHSDVFPPFDPATFPSQLLWLAISFGALYLLMSKLALPRIGGILENRKLLIDTDLAAADADRQKTDAAIAAYEKALAEAKAKAQGIANQTREAIQADLSAKRSAAETDLSAKVSAAEARIAATKAQALTHVDEIAAETAQAVVSQLVGEVSPDSVRAAVAKVKG; this comes from the coding sequence CTGATGGTAACGCAAGCTCACGCCCAAGAAGCGGATACGCATACCGAAATGGCCACCGAGCACGGTGAGCCTGTTCCGGGTGCCACGGGTCATGAAGATCCGACCGTGGACACGCATGCCACGACCGAAGCGCACGGTGATGCCGGCCATTCGGACGTGTTTCCGCCCTTCGACCCTGCCACTTTCCCCAGTCAGCTCCTGTGGCTCGCCATTAGCTTTGGCGCGCTCTACCTGCTGATGAGCAAGCTGGCCCTGCCCCGCATCGGCGGCATTCTGGAAAACCGCAAGCTGCTGATCGATACCGATCTGGCCGCTGCCGATGCGGACCGCCAGAAGACCGACGCTGCCATCGCTGCCTACGAAAAGGCCCTGGCGGAAGCCAAGGCCAAGGCACAGGGCATTGCCAACCAGACCCGTGAGGCCATCCAGGCCGATCTGTCGGCCAAGCGGTCTGCCGCCGAAACCGATCTGTCGGCCAAGGTCAGCGCTGCGGAAGCCCGCATCGCGGCGACCAAGGCACAGGCCCTCACCCATGTCGACGAGATCGCTGCCGAAACGGCCCAGGCCGTTGTCAGCCAGCTCGTCGGTGAAGTGTCGCCCGATAGCGTCCGCGCTGCCGTGGCCAAGGTTAAGGGGTAA
- a CDS encoding F0F1 ATP synthase subunit C — MEAEAAKFIGAGIATFGMAGAALGVANIFGNFLSGALRNPSAAPSQFGNLIFGFAVTEALGIFSFLVALILLFVA, encoded by the coding sequence ATGGAAGCTGAAGCCGCAAAGTTCATCGGCGCCGGTATTGCAACCTTCGGTATGGCTGGTGCCGCCCTCGGCGTGGCCAACATCTTCGGCAACTTCCTGTCGGGTGCCCTGCGCAACCCGTCGGCTGCTCCGAGCCAGTTCGGTAACCTGATTTTCGGTTTCGCCGTGACCGAAGCTCTGGGCATCTTCTCGTTCCTGGTTGCCCTGATCCTGCTGTTCGTCGCCTAA
- a CDS encoding F0F1 ATP synthase subunit A, translated as MAGTDPIHQFVIYDIFKLFTVGGDGTEGSGTTFAFTNSALFMVLTVAVTTVFLLWATSGKRVIPNRLQLTAELLYEFVAGMVRSSAGKEGMKFMPLVFSLFTFIFVANMFGMVPYFFTVTSHIIVTFALSMMVFLTVILYGFIKNGPKFLKLFVPAGVPGYILPIVTPIEVISFLSRPISLSVRLFGNILAGHITLKVFTGFAVMMIGALGALGWFAAILPMIMAVAITGLEFLVGSVQAYVFAVLTCMYLNDAIHPSH; from the coding sequence ATGGCCGGTACTGACCCGATCCACCAGTTTGTCATCTATGACATCTTCAAGCTGTTCACCGTTGGCGGCGACGGCACCGAAGGGTCGGGCACGACCTTCGCCTTCACCAATTCGGCACTGTTCATGGTGCTGACCGTGGCAGTCACGACGGTCTTCCTGCTCTGGGCAACGTCGGGCAAGCGCGTGATCCCGAACCGGCTGCAACTGACGGCGGAGCTCTTATACGAGTTCGTCGCGGGAATGGTCCGAAGCTCGGCGGGCAAGGAAGGCATGAAGTTCATGCCCCTGGTGTTCTCGCTCTTCACCTTCATCTTCGTGGCCAACATGTTCGGCATGGTGCCGTATTTCTTCACCGTCACCAGCCACATCATCGTCACCTTCGCCCTCTCCATGATGGTGTTCCTCACCGTCATTCTCTACGGCTTCATCAAGAACGGCCCGAAGTTCCTCAAGCTCTTCGTTCCTGCCGGTGTGCCGGGCTACATCCTTCCCATCGTGACGCCGATCGAGGTCATCTCCTTCCTCTCGCGCCCGATCAGCCTGTCCGTCCGTTTGTTCGGCAACATTCTTGCCGGCCACATTACCCTCAAGGTGTTCACCGGCTTTGCCGTGATGATGATCGGTGCCCTGGGTGCCCTTGGCTGGTTCGCCGCCATTCTGCCGATGATCATGGCTGTCGCCATCACCGGTCTCGAGTTTCTCGTCGGTTCAGTTCAGGCCTACGTCTTCGCGGTCCTGACCTGCATGTATCTCAACGACGCGATCCATCCGTCCCACTAA
- a CDS encoding AtpZ/AtpI family protein: MSNSQDDHSQPKGAQGVTRDLASRIASAKREREREDNRSARDASPEMSGLARGMRIGTEFIAAVLVGAGLGYLIDLGLGTSPWGLLILLLMGFAAGILNVIRVVAEMNAASPPPPGSDLGPDAEDEERGE; encoded by the coding sequence ATGAGCAATTCGCAAGACGACCACAGCCAGCCAAAAGGCGCTCAAGGGGTGACGCGTGATCTTGCATCGCGTATCGCCTCTGCCAAGCGGGAGCGCGAGCGGGAGGACAACAGATCCGCCCGAGATGCTTCCCCGGAGATGAGTGGTCTGGCGCGCGGCATGCGCATCGGCACCGAGTTCATCGCCGCGGTCCTGGTAGGTGCCGGTCTCGGCTACCTTATAGACCTTGGCCTGGGAACCAGCCCCTGGGGCCTGCTCATCCTTCTCTTGATGGGCTTCGCCGCTGGAATCCTGAACGTCATCCGAGTGGTGGCGGAAATGAATGCCGCCTCGCCTCCCCCGCCGGGGTCCGATCTCGGGCCCGACGCGGAAGACGAAGAGCGGGGTGAATAA
- a CDS encoding AAA family ATPase — translation MKFSRLKLHGFKSFSDETVLVMEPGLTGIVGPNGCGKSNLVEAMRWVMGESSYKAMRASGMDDVIFSGSGNRPARNTAEVTLVLDNSDRTAPAALNTADVLEVTRRIEREAGSVYRVNGKEVRARDVQLLFADASTGAHSPAMVRQGQIGELIAAKPTARRALLEEAAGISGLHSRRHEAELRLRAAEGNLERVDDVIAQVESQLETLKRQARLAIRYRGLSGDIRRAEATLFHIRWVAARVAEKENEAAQAVLIRQLADATHTELAAQKALETAEAALNPLREREAVTGAVLQRYTILAEQLADEARRISQRRGELEDRLRQIAADGSRERDLVGEADATLATYQIEQSQLAGEQQASQAQFDAARAEAEAARAAVAAADEQARRAADALAQVRAQRAQAERNLADAQSRRARLAQQLAEVDAERTRVIAALDADETLASRRTALETAQSAAATAEVAALAAEESARSAQAHLDTARPRLGELDALVTRLEAEASTLDKMLNVGASLWPAVVDELTVEPGYETALGAALGDDLEASSDAGAPMHWSVAIDGYDDPALPQGAEPLSRHVTGTPLLKRRLDQIGLVDAVDGPALMKALKPGQRLVTADGALWRWDGFVAAADAPSAAAQRLAQRNRLAELDEEILRAKGERNAWRRDVEARSAALDTAREHERTTRELWRRAQHAIGTAQTELDAAQRAMGDLNTRRLTLDEAQARLAASLVEAEAMLAEVSARITDKDDETQLAAAADRARQGLAELRDKADQARLRLGTIETAARMRTARLDQLGRDSASWQRRRDGAQGQLATLDQRMADVEAQLAGIAEAPDGFAGRKAQLDHQIATAKVEHQQAGDHLQSAQSAWRDADRALKGAGDALNSVRIELTRIEERLKGSIAQRQQIERQTEESLGIHAHRTLEASGIRAEEALPAEQAMEQKLERLKSERERLGGVNLSAEKEAAEVQEKLDTMVRDRDDIIEAIAKLRAGIASLNREGRARLNEAFGKVNAHFQELFTTLFGGGTAELTFVESDDPLEAGLEIIARPPGKKPQTMTLLSGGEQALTAMSLIFAVFLTNPAPICVLDEVDAPLDDANVERFCNLLDSMRQRTNTRFMVITHNPITMSRVDRLFGVTMAERGVSQLVSVDLTTAESFREAG, via the coding sequence ATGAAGTTCTCCCGCCTCAAGCTTCACGGCTTCAAATCCTTTTCCGATGAGACCGTGCTCGTCATGGAGCCCGGCCTCACCGGCATTGTCGGGCCCAATGGCTGCGGCAAGTCCAATCTGGTCGAGGCCATGCGCTGGGTCATGGGCGAAAGCTCGTACAAGGCGATGCGCGCCTCCGGCATGGACGACGTCATCTTCTCGGGCTCCGGCAACCGCCCGGCGCGCAATACCGCCGAAGTCACCCTCGTCCTCGACAATTCCGATCGCACCGCGCCTGCCGCCCTCAATACGGCCGATGTGCTGGAAGTCACGCGCCGCATCGAGCGCGAGGCAGGTTCGGTCTACCGCGTCAACGGCAAGGAAGTGCGCGCCCGCGACGTGCAGCTGCTGTTCGCCGATGCCTCCACCGGGGCGCATTCCCCGGCCATGGTGCGCCAGGGGCAGATCGGTGAACTGATCGCCGCCAAGCCGACCGCGCGCAGGGCCCTCCTCGAAGAAGCCGCGGGCATTTCGGGTCTCCACTCTCGCCGCCACGAGGCCGAACTGCGGCTGCGCGCTGCCGAAGGCAATCTCGAACGCGTCGACGACGTCATCGCCCAGGTCGAAAGCCAGCTCGAAACCCTCAAGCGTCAGGCGCGCCTTGCCATCCGCTACCGTGGCCTGTCCGGCGACATCCGTCGCGCCGAGGCGACGCTTTTTCATATCCGCTGGGTTGCCGCGCGCGTCGCCGAGAAGGAAAACGAGGCGGCGCAGGCCGTCCTCATCCGGCAACTGGCCGACGCGACCCATACCGAGCTGGCCGCGCAGAAGGCACTCGAAACCGCCGAAGCCGCCCTCAACCCGCTGCGCGAACGCGAGGCCGTGACCGGCGCGGTGCTGCAGCGCTACACGATCCTTGCCGAACAGCTGGCCGACGAAGCCCGCCGCATCAGCCAGCGCCGCGGCGAGCTCGAAGATCGCCTCCGCCAGATCGCTGCCGACGGCTCGCGCGAGCGCGATCTGGTTGGCGAGGCCGACGCGACGCTGGCCACCTACCAGATCGAGCAGTCCCAGCTGGCGGGTGAACAGCAGGCGTCGCAGGCGCAATTCGATGCTGCGCGCGCCGAAGCCGAAGCGGCCCGCGCAGCCGTGGCCGCAGCAGACGAACAGGCCCGCCGGGCTGCCGACGCCCTTGCGCAGGTTCGCGCGCAGCGCGCCCAGGCCGAGCGCAACCTTGCCGATGCGCAGTCCCGCCGCGCGCGCCTTGCCCAGCAACTGGCCGAGGTCGACGCCGAACGCACGCGCGTCATCGCGGCCCTCGATGCCGACGAAACCCTCGCATCCCGGCGCACGGCCCTCGAAACAGCCCAGTCTGCTGCCGCCACCGCTGAGGTCGCAGCGCTGGCTGCCGAAGAAAGCGCCCGCTCCGCCCAGGCCCATCTCGACACCGCGCGCCCGCGCCTTGGCGAACTCGATGCGCTCGTGACCCGCCTCGAGGCCGAGGCCTCGACCCTGGACAAGATGCTCAATGTCGGGGCCAGCCTCTGGCCTGCTGTCGTGGATGAGCTCACCGTCGAGCCGGGCTACGAGACGGCGCTCGGCGCGGCCCTGGGCGACGATCTCGAGGCCTCCTCTGATGCGGGCGCCCCCATGCACTGGTCGGTGGCCATCGACGGGTACGACGACCCCGCCCTGCCCCAGGGGGCCGAACCGCTCAGCCGCCATGTCACCGGCACGCCGCTGCTGAAGCGCCGCCTCGACCAGATCGGGCTCGTGGATGCGGTCGACGGTCCGGCGCTGATGAAGGCCCTGAAGCCCGGCCAGCGCCTCGTGACAGCGGACGGTGCCCTCTGGCGCTGGGATGGGTTCGTGGCCGCCGCGGATGCACCGAGCGCTGCGGCCCAGCGCCTCGCGCAACGCAATCGCCTTGCCGAACTCGACGAGGAAATCCTGCGCGCCAAGGGCGAGCGCAATGCCTGGAGGCGTGACGTCGAGGCGCGTTCGGCGGCCCTCGACACCGCCCGCGAGCACGAACGCACCACGCGCGAACTGTGGCGCCGGGCGCAGCACGCGATCGGCACCGCACAGACCGAGCTCGACGCCGCGCAACGCGCCATGGGCGATCTCAATACCCGTCGTCTGACGCTGGACGAGGCGCAGGCTCGCCTGGCCGCCAGCCTTGTGGAAGCCGAAGCCATGCTGGCCGAGGTGTCCGCCCGCATCACCGACAAGGACGACGAAACCCAGCTCGCCGCCGCGGCCGACCGGGCCCGGCAGGGCCTCGCAGAACTGCGCGACAAGGCCGACCAGGCGCGCCTCAGACTGGGCACTATCGAAACGGCGGCCCGCATGCGAACCGCACGTCTCGACCAGCTCGGCCGCGACAGCGCCTCCTGGCAACGGCGTCGCGACGGCGCGCAGGGGCAGCTGGCGACGCTCGACCAGCGCATGGCTGATGTCGAGGCCCAGCTCGCCGGCATCGCCGAGGCGCCCGACGGTTTTGCCGGCCGCAAGGCCCAGCTCGACCACCAGATCGCGACCGCCAAGGTCGAGCATCAGCAGGCCGGCGATCACCTGCAGTCCGCCCAGAGCGCCTGGCGCGACGCGGATCGGGCCCTCAAGGGCGCCGGCGACGCTCTCAACAGTGTCCGCATCGAGCTCACCCGCATCGAGGAGCGGCTCAAGGGCAGCATTGCCCAGCGTCAGCAGATCGAACGGCAAACCGAGGAATCGCTGGGCATCCACGCCCATCGCACCCTCGAAGCGTCCGGCATCCGCGCCGAGGAAGCGCTGCCCGCCGAGCAGGCGATGGAACAGAAGCTCGAGCGCCTAAAGTCCGAACGCGAGCGCCTGGGCGGGGTCAATCTCTCCGCCGAGAAGGAAGCCGCCGAGGTCCAGGAAAAGCTGGACACCATGGTGCGCGATCGCGACGACATCATCGAAGCCATCGCCAAGCTGCGCGCGGGCATCGCCTCGCTCAATCGCGAGGGACGCGCCCGGCTCAACGAAGCCTTCGGCAAGGTCAACGCCCATTTCCAGGAGCTGTTCACCACGCTGTTCGGCGGTGGCACCGCCGAACTGACATTCGTTGAGAGCGACGATCCGCTTGAAGCCGGGCTCGAGATCATCGCCCGCCCGCCGGGCAAGAAACCGCAGACCATGACCCTGCTGTCAGGCGGCGAACAGGCACTCACCGCCATGTCGCTGATCTTTGCGGTGTTCCTCACCAATCCCGCGCCGATCTGCGTGCTCGACGAGGTCGATGCGCCGCTCGACGACGCCAATGTCGAACGCTTCTGCAACCTGCTCGACAGCATGCGCCAGCGCACCAATACGCGCTTCATGGTCATCACGCACAATCCGATCACCATGAGCCGGGTCGATCGCCTGTTCGGCGTCACCATGGCCGAGCGCGGCGTCAGCCAGCTGGTATCGGTGGACCTGACGACGGCCGAGAGCTTCCGCGAGGCGGGCTAG
- a CDS encoding DsbA family protein, translating to MTTNRRNFIIAGAAVAVATVGGGSFLLAPTPVFAATAQPDQPVMPLVDGMVDKVEGSMDAPVTLIEYASPTCPHCAAFHTTVYPQLKADYIETGKVKFIVRPFLRNEVDAAIFMLAEAAGPERYEEVLSTYFSTQNNWMSAPGTQILAIAQQLGFTQESFNAALTNQELLQAMEAVRTQAMDDFGVTGTPSFYVNGNKITTGYDFEQLAAAIDPLVPADFVPTAPSSTAPAAAPAADAMAPANDATSPVDSMAPANEVSPAN from the coding sequence TTGACCACGAACCGCAGAAACTTCATCATCGCCGGAGCCGCTGTCGCCGTAGCCACAGTGGGCGGAGGCTCGTTCCTGCTTGCGCCAACGCCGGTTTTCGCGGCGACGGCCCAGCCCGACCAGCCGGTCATGCCGCTTGTCGATGGCATGGTCGACAAGGTCGAGGGCAGCATGGATGCGCCGGTCACGCTGATCGAATACGCATCGCCGACCTGCCCGCACTGCGCGGCCTTCCACACCACGGTCTATCCGCAGCTCAAGGCGGATTATATCGAAACCGGCAAGGTCAAGTTCATCGTGCGCCCGTTCCTGCGCAACGAAGTCGACGCCGCCATCTTCATGCTGGCCGAGGCTGCCGGTCCGGAACGCTACGAAGAAGTGCTCTCCACCTACTTCTCGACCCAGAACAACTGGATGTCGGCGCCGGGCACGCAAATCCTCGCCATCGCCCAGCAGCTCGGCTTTACCCAGGAAAGCTTCAACGCTGCCTTGACGAATCAGGAGCTGCTCCAGGCTATGGAAGCGGTGCGCACCCAGGCCATGGATGACTTCGGGGTGACGGGAACGCCGAGCTTCTATGTCAACGGCAACAAGATCACGACCGGTTACGATTTCGAGCAGCTCGCCGCTGCCATCGATCCGCTCGTTCCTGCCGATTTCGTTCCCACCGCGCCTTCGTCGACTGCTCCGGCCGCGGCTCCTGCCGCCGACGCGATGGCTCCGGCAAACGATGCGACCAGCCCGGTCGACAGCATGGCTCCGGCCAACGAAGTCTCGCCTGCCAACTAA
- a CDS encoding DUF721 domain-containing protein, whose protein sequence is MAKDDLPQPKRRNKTLSVADALSGALDPVLRKRGFAGRDIITHWRLIAPKPFDDTTLPDKLTWPRSERSAEGATLYLRCAPGQALFAQHEAPAIAAAVNRYFGYILINDVRLSAEPFTPSSGRRVQKPYQPSQSELAKVGKATEKVEDDDLREALHALGLALSRRSSQKAK, encoded by the coding sequence ATGGCAAAAGACGACCTGCCCCAACCGAAACGCCGCAACAAGACGCTGTCCGTGGCGGATGCGCTGAGTGGCGCGCTCGATCCGGTGCTGAGGAAGCGCGGCTTTGCGGGTCGGGACATCATCACCCACTGGCGGCTGATCGCACCCAAGCCGTTCGACGACACCACCCTGCCCGACAAGCTGACTTGGCCACGCTCCGAACGCAGCGCCGAAGGGGCAACGCTGTACCTTCGCTGCGCGCCGGGACAGGCCCTCTTCGCCCAGCACGAGGCTCCTGCGATTGCCGCAGCGGTGAACCGGTATTTCGGCTACATTCTGATCAATGATGTCCGTTTGTCGGCGGAGCCATTCACGCCCAGTTCAGGTCGAAGGGTGCAGAAGCCGTATCAACCGAGCCAGAGCGAACTCGCGAAGGTCGGCAAAGCGACCGAAAAGGTCGAGGACGATGATCTGCGGGAAGCGTTGCATGCCCTCGGGCTGGCGCTCTCGCGCAGATCGTCCCAAAAGGCGAAATAG